A genomic region of Chloroflexota bacterium contains the following coding sequences:
- a CDS encoding LacI family transcriptional regulator gives MSNPTIYDVAQRAGVSISTVSRVLNRPERVNKKTRERVLAAIDELGFIPKAEAIARARKSTRRIGVLAPFFTAPSFVLRLRGASSTSFFSFPSFMQRLRGVFSALADLPYELVIYNVDSVARRDAYLSTLPVSRRLDGLIVMALPFDEAVAQRLLKHRLETVLIEAPRAEFCSVDIDNVAGGRLAAEYLVRKGHRRCAFVGDAEVTPYALRNSEMRLEGYRQALADAGIPLPDAYISRAPHGLEQARRQGHALLDLPQPPTAVFAASDTQAMGVLKAARERGVRVPDDLAVIGFDDLDIADYIGLTTVRQPLEESGRVAVELLLARLTDRSREVQHVHLPLTIVERETA, from the coding sequence ATGTCGAATCCGACCATTTATGATGTCGCCCAGCGCGCCGGCGTGAGCATCTCCACGGTCTCACGGGTGTTGAACCGCCCGGAGCGCGTGAACAAGAAGACTCGAGAGCGCGTGCTGGCGGCGATCGATGAGTTGGGCTTCATCCCCAAGGCCGAGGCGATCGCCCGCGCGCGCAAGAGCACGCGGCGCATCGGCGTATTGGCGCCGTTCTTCACCGCCCCGTCCTTCGTGCTGCGCCTGCGCGGCGCCTCCTCGACGTCGTTCTTCTCCTTCCCCTCCTTCATGCAGCGCCTGCGTGGCGTCTTCTCGGCGCTGGCCGACCTCCCATATGAGCTCGTCATCTATAACGTGGACTCCGTTGCCCGCCGCGATGCGTACCTGTCCACGTTGCCCGTTTCTCGCCGGCTGGACGGGCTCATCGTGATGGCGCTTCCCTTCGATGAGGCGGTGGCGCAGCGCCTGCTCAAGCACCGGTTGGAGACGGTGTTGATCGAGGCGCCGCGCGCCGAGTTCTGTAGTGTGGACATCGACAACGTGGCGGGGGGGCGGCTGGCTGCGGAGTACCTGGTGCGCAAGGGACATCGGCGCTGCGCGTTTGTGGGCGATGCCGAGGTCACCCCGTACGCGCTGCGGAACAGCGAGATGCGTCTGGAGGGGTACCGTCAGGCCCTGGCGGACGCGGGGATCCCGCTGCCCGATGCGTACATCTCCAGGGCCCCCCACGGACTGGAGCAGGCCCGGCGGCAGGGTCACGCTCTGCTCGATCTCCCTCAGCCGCCGACGGCCGTCTTTGCGGCCAGCGACACGCAGGCCATGGGGGTGCTCAAGGCCGCTCGCGAACGGGGAGTTCGGGTTCCGGATGACCTCGCCGTCATCGGGTTCGACGATCTGGACATCGCCGATTATATCGGCCTGACGACGGTCCGTCAGCCGCTGGAGGAGTCGGGGCGTGTGGCCGTGGAGCTGTTGCTGGCCCGCCTGACCGACCGTTCACGAGAGGTGCAGCACGTTCATTTGCCGCTCACCATCGTGGAGCGGGAGACGGCCTGA
- a CDS encoding metal-sulfur cluster assembly factor translates to MPTVEEIRNVLKQNVRDPEIMINIVDLGLVYDIQVDEENKVVTIDMTLTSPGCPIGPQIMRDVEYHVHQAFPELDEVRVNLVWTPIWTPEMMSEEAKEELGFF, encoded by the coding sequence ATGCCGACAGTCGAAGAGATTCGCAACGTATTGAAGCAGAACGTGCGCGATCCCGAGATCATGATCAACATCGTCGACCTGGGGCTGGTATATGACATCCAGGTGGACGAGGAGAACAAGGTCGTCACCATCGACATGACCCTGACCAGCCCCGGCTGCCCCATCGGCCCCCAGATCATGCGAGATGTGGAATACCACGTCCACCAGGCGTTCCCTGAGCTGGACGAGGTGCGGGTGAACCTGGTATGGACGCCGATATGGACCCCGGAGATGATGAGCGAGGAGGCGAAGGAGGAGCTGGGGTTCTTCTAA
- a CDS encoding non-heme iron oxygenase ferredoxin subunit, with product MAEFVKVARVADLPPGGKLLTTINGRSIALFNVDGTIYAIGDICTHDGGPLVEGELDGYEIECPRHGARFDIRTGQALRMPAFEPIETYEVRIEGDEILVAVE from the coding sequence ATGGCCGAGTTCGTCAAAGTAGCGCGAGTGGCCGATCTGCCGCCTGGCGGGAAGCTGCTGACCACCATAAACGGGCGATCCATCGCGCTGTTCAACGTGGATGGCACCATTTACGCCATCGGGGATATCTGCACGCACGACGGCGGCCCCCTGGTCGAGGGGGAATTGGATGGCTACGAGATCGAATGTCCGCGACACGGAGCGCGCTTCGATATCCGCACGGGCCAGGCGCTGCGCATGCCAGCGTTCGAGCCCATCGAAACCTATGAGGTGAGGATCGAGGGAGACGAGATCCTGGTTGCCGTAGAGTAG
- a CDS encoding SUF system NifU family Fe-S cluster assembly protein, whose translation MDDLYRMEILEHYRHPRNYGRLEDPDITYHDSNPFCGDEITLDLKIEDGRIVDARFVGHGCAISRASASMMTEEIKGRTLEELRHWTKEDILDLLGIEVGPVRLKCALLPLKALKAGVWGLAGWPGEEDEESAEQE comes from the coding sequence ATGGACGATCTGTACCGCATGGAGATCCTGGAGCACTACCGACACCCCCGAAACTACGGGCGGCTCGAGGATCCCGATATCACCTACCACGACTCGAATCCGTTCTGCGGCGACGAGATCACGCTGGACCTGAAGATCGAGGACGGACGGATCGTGGACGCCCGCTTCGTCGGCCACGGGTGCGCCATCAGCCGGGCCTCCGCCAGCATGATGACGGAGGAGATCAAGGGGCGCACGCTGGAAGAGTTGAGGCACTGGACGAAGGAGGACATCCTCGACCTGCTCGGGATCGAGGTGGGGCCTGTGCGCCTGAAGTGCGCCCTGCTCCCTCTGAAGGCGCTGAAAGCCGGCGTATGGGGCCTGGCCGGATGGCCGGGAGAGGAAGACGAGGAGTCGGCGGAACAGGAGTGA
- a CDS encoding cysteine desulfurase — protein MLDAEAVRADFPILNVKIHGKPLVYLDNAASSQKPLQVLESMDRYYRELNANVHRGVHYLSEESTRRYEGARRRVARFINARSDKEIIWTRNATEAINLVAYSWGLANLKPGDEILVTEMEHHSNLVPWQIIAQRTGAKLRHLPINDQGYLRVDLLDRFLTERTRLFAFTAMSNVLGTINPVRELVEAAHAVGALTLVDGAQSVPHMPVDVQALGCDFLAFSGHKMCGPTGIGVLYGRRDLLEEMPPFMGGGDMIREVHLDHSKWNEVPWKFEAGTPAIAEAIGLGAAVDYLSDLGMENVQAHERALVRYAMERLQDVEGLRILGPRPEDRGGVVAFTLGDIHPHDIAAVLDSEGIAIRAGHHCAQPLHERYGIMATARASFYIYNTTQEVDRLAEGLERVREIFAL, from the coding sequence ATGTTGGATGCAGAAGCCGTTCGGGCAGATTTTCCGATCCTCAACGTGAAGATCCATGGCAAACCGCTGGTGTACCTGGACAACGCCGCCTCGTCGCAGAAGCCGCTCCAGGTGCTGGAGTCCATGGATCGATACTACCGTGAGCTGAACGCGAACGTGCACCGCGGCGTCCACTACCTGAGCGAGGAATCCACACGCCGGTACGAGGGGGCGCGCAGGCGCGTGGCGCGATTCATCAACGCCCGCAGCGATAAGGAGATCATCTGGACCCGAAACGCCACGGAGGCCATCAACCTGGTAGCCTACAGCTGGGGGCTGGCGAACCTGAAGCCGGGCGATGAGATCCTGGTGACCGAGATGGAGCACCACTCCAACCTGGTGCCGTGGCAGATCATCGCCCAGCGCACCGGGGCTAAGCTGCGCCACCTCCCCATCAATGACCAGGGCTATCTGCGCGTGGATCTGTTGGACCGCTTCCTGACGGAGCGAACACGCCTGTTCGCGTTCACCGCTATGTCTAACGTATTGGGGACCATCAACCCCGTGCGAGAGCTGGTGGAGGCGGCCCACGCGGTGGGGGCCCTGACGCTGGTGGACGGCGCGCAGAGCGTTCCCCACATGCCCGTGGACGTCCAGGCGCTGGGCTGCGACTTCCTGGCCTTCTCGGGGCACAAGATGTGCGGCCCCACCGGGATCGGCGTGCTGTACGGCCGCCGAGACCTGCTGGAGGAGATGCCCCCCTTCATGGGCGGGGGCGACATGATCCGGGAGGTGCACCTGGATCACTCCAAGTGGAACGAGGTCCCCTGGAAGTTCGAGGCGGGCACGCCCGCCATCGCGGAGGCCATCGGGCTGGGGGCGGCCGTGGACTACCTCAGCGACCTGGGGATGGAGAACGTCCAGGCCCATGAAAGAGCGCTGGTCCGCTATGCGATGGAGCGTTTGCAGGACGTGGAAGGGCTGCGCATCCTGGGGCCGCGGCCGGAGGATCGCGGCGGGGTGGTCGCGTTCACCCTGGGCGACATCCATCCGCACGATATCGCGGCCGTCCTGGACTCGGAGGGGATCGCCATTCGCGCCGGGCATCATTGCGCGCAACCGCTGCACGAGCGTTACGGGATCATGGCCACCGCGCGCGCCAGCTTCTACATTTACAACACGACTCAAGAGGTCGATCGCCTGGCCGAAGGGCTGGAGCGCGTGAGGGAGATCTTCGCGCTGTGA